In Lysobacter lycopersici, a genomic segment contains:
- a CDS encoding class I SAM-dependent methyltransferase: MNKPSTIADAFTEPRWPPRRYHYYYVRGKLASDPLYPGVVAALRGCDAPLLDLGCGIGLLAHALRADGQALRYAGVDFDAGKIAVAKAAADRAKLAGVAFATCDLLRERPSHRGSVALLDVLQYLPGEAQERVLDDAIAMLEPGSRLVVRSGLHDDNARGRTTRMVDRLANAIGWMRSGPLCYPKQEWFERKLANAGLAADFRPLHGRTPFNNWLIVATR; encoded by the coding sequence GTGAACAAGCCGAGCACGATCGCCGATGCCTTCACCGAACCGCGCTGGCCGCCGCGCCGCTACCACTACTACTACGTGCGCGGAAAACTCGCGAGCGATCCGCTGTATCCCGGCGTGGTCGCGGCCCTGCGCGGCTGCGACGCCCCGCTGCTCGACCTCGGCTGCGGCATCGGCCTGCTCGCGCATGCGCTGCGCGCCGACGGCCAGGCGCTGCGCTACGCCGGCGTGGATTTCGACGCGGGCAAGATCGCGGTCGCGAAGGCCGCGGCCGATCGCGCGAAGCTCGCCGGCGTCGCGTTCGCCACTTGCGACCTGCTGCGCGAACGCCCGTCGCACCGCGGCTCGGTCGCGCTGCTCGACGTGCTGCAATACCTGCCTGGCGAGGCGCAGGAACGCGTGCTCGACGACGCGATTGCGATGCTTGAACCCGGTTCGCGACTGGTAGTACGCAGCGGCCTGCACGACGACAACGCGCGTGGCCGCACGACGCGGATGGTGGATCGCCTCGCCAATGCCATCGGCTGGATGCGCAGCGGGCCGCTGTGCTACCCGAAACAAGAATGGTTCGAGCGCAAGCTCGCGAATGCCGGACTCGCCGCCGATTTCCGCCCGCTGCACGGGCGCACGCCGTTCAACAACTGGCTGATCGTGGCGACGCGTTGA
- a CDS encoding DUF924 family protein, giving the protein MPGIVPNDVLAFWRDAGASKWFNGGADFDVECRTRFLEAHFSAARREFDGWTEDAEGALALVLLLDQIPRNVFRGSGHAFATDGLAREVARNAVDAGFDMRIDVPLRIFFYMPFEHSEAMADQDRSLQLLTAMGDANYVDYARRHREVIARFGRFPHRNAVLGRISTPEERAWLEAGGGF; this is encoded by the coding sequence ATGCCGGGCATCGTTCCGAACGATGTGCTCGCGTTCTGGCGCGATGCCGGCGCATCGAAGTGGTTCAACGGCGGCGCGGATTTCGACGTCGAATGCCGAACGCGTTTCCTCGAAGCGCATTTCTCCGCCGCGCGGCGCGAGTTCGACGGCTGGACGGAAGATGCGGAAGGAGCGCTGGCGCTGGTGCTGCTGCTCGACCAGATTCCTCGCAACGTGTTCCGCGGCAGCGGACACGCCTTCGCTACCGACGGCCTCGCCCGCGAAGTCGCGCGAAACGCGGTCGATGCCGGTTTCGATATGCGAATCGATGTCCCGTTACGAATCTTCTTCTACATGCCGTTCGAGCATTCGGAAGCCATGGCCGACCAGGATCGTTCGCTGCAGTTGCTGACGGCGATGGGCGATGCGAACTATGTCGATTACGCGCGCCGCCATCGCGAGGTGATCGCGCGCTTCGGGCGGTTTCCACACCGCAATGCCGTGCTCGGGCGCATCAGCACGCCGGAGGAACGGGCGTGGCTGGAGGCGGGCGGCGGGTTTTGA
- the grxD gene encoding Grx4 family monothiol glutaredoxin, whose translation MSLDPVVQQRIQALLEAHPVVLFMKGTPRAPQCGFSARTVQALAAIGLDDYHAVDVLADADIREGIKLHGNWPTIPQLYIHGELVGGSDIVGQMADSGELQSALGLPPPDRTPPSIEVTPAAIAMLRDAIDNAGEGIAVQVQLDPQYQARLQLVPAETNAIATSVDGVRLQFDLASARRASGLSIDWADDERGRGLVIVHPSAPKPVRELAPEAARTMLADQRVTIVDVRPPQERALAELPHPHRTLDDGIDALESLPKDAPIAFICHHGGRSAQAAEHFRGLGFREVYNVTGGIDAWAQIDPAISRY comes from the coding sequence ATGTCCCTCGATCCCGTCGTCCAGCAGCGCATCCAGGCGTTGCTCGAAGCCCATCCGGTGGTGTTGTTCATGAAGGGCACGCCGCGCGCGCCGCAATGCGGTTTTTCCGCGCGTACGGTGCAAGCGCTGGCTGCGATCGGGCTGGACGACTACCACGCGGTCGACGTGCTCGCCGACGCGGACATCCGCGAAGGCATCAAGCTCCATGGCAACTGGCCGACGATCCCGCAGCTCTACATCCATGGCGAACTCGTGGGCGGAAGCGACATCGTCGGGCAGATGGCCGATTCGGGCGAACTGCAGTCCGCGCTCGGCCTGCCGCCGCCGGATCGCACACCGCCTTCGATCGAGGTGACGCCCGCGGCGATCGCGATGCTGCGCGATGCCATCGACAACGCCGGCGAAGGCATCGCGGTGCAGGTGCAGCTCGATCCGCAATACCAGGCGCGGTTGCAACTGGTGCCGGCCGAGACGAACGCGATCGCCACGTCCGTCGATGGCGTGCGCCTGCAATTCGACCTCGCCTCGGCGCGGCGCGCGAGCGGGCTGTCCATCGACTGGGCCGACGACGAACGCGGCCGCGGACTGGTGATCGTGCATCCGTCGGCGCCGAAACCGGTGCGCGAACTCGCGCCGGAAGCGGCGCGCACAATGCTCGCCGACCAGCGCGTGACCATCGTCGACGTGCGTCCGCCGCAGGAACGCGCGCTGGCGGAACTGCCGCATCCACATCGCACGCTGGACGATGGCATCGATGCGCTGGAATCGTTGCCGAAGGACGCGCCCATCGCGTTCATTTGCCACCACGGCGGACGCAGCGCGCAAGCCGCGGAGCATTTCCGTGGGCTGGGTTTCCGCGAGGTCTACAACGTCACCGGCGGGATCGACGCCTGGGCGCAGATCGATCCGGCGATTTCGCGGTATTGA
- a CDS encoding SGNH/GDSL hydrolase family protein gives MLTYLALGDSYTIGEGVPEADRWPVRLAALLRDEGIDLWPPRIIAQTGWTTDELSTAMDAAEPLDEWDFISLLIGVNNQYRGRPIDDYREQFSALLERLVGYAHSFPHGVIVLSIPDWGVTPFARDSGRDLAQIAAELDAYNRAAREICASLGVAFVDITGISREGGGEPDMLVSDGLHPSAAMYARWAQAALPVAREMLRWQDS, from the coding sequence ATGTTGACCTACCTCGCGCTCGGCGATTCGTACACCATCGGTGAAGGTGTTCCCGAAGCGGATCGTTGGCCTGTCCGACTTGCCGCTTTGCTGCGCGACGAAGGCATCGACCTTTGGCCTCCACGCATCATCGCCCAAACCGGTTGGACTACCGACGAACTGTCCACCGCGATGGACGCGGCCGAACCGCTAGACGAGTGGGATTTCATCAGCCTGTTGATTGGTGTGAACAACCAGTATCGTGGGCGCCCGATCGACGACTATCGCGAGCAGTTTTCCGCTTTGCTTGAGCGCCTTGTTGGTTATGCGCACAGCTTCCCTCATGGCGTCATCGTGCTGTCGATCCCCGACTGGGGCGTGACCCCGTTCGCGCGCGATTCCGGCCGCGATCTTGCGCAAATCGCTGCCGAGCTTGACGCGTACAACCGAGCCGCGCGAGAAATCTGCGCATCACTCGGCGTCGCCTTCGTCGATATCACTGGCATCAGTCGAGAAGGTGGTGGGGAGCCGGACATGCTGGTCTCTGATGGCCTGCATCCATCGGCCGCGATGTACGCGCGCTGGGCGCAAGCGGCGCTGCCCGTCGCGCGCGAAATGTTGCGTTGGCAAGATTCGTGA
- a CDS encoding sensor domain-containing diguanylate cyclase has protein sequence MRRTWILLLLSCAWSAVAPAMARDSGIAHVTAVPDSVSTAKPPAVANAQVATSPTLAQVRLAMPAGGGWWRLDPAVSGPDRLLLVYHPYSARVSVRLPPDYRVQARTIFETDLDPAWSRRALAFPLKAPGPVFIGIDGARYPLQVAIRDVREHTAEDRGHTRVLFTSIGVLVGVCLVALVFWLVLRDRIYLWYAACMASQMLYLLCSNGEAYAMPGLRLLGRFAAPGVWFVATLSTIIGVNFLLVFAELRTRVPRLSRLLMLVGAWLPLLLLALLVSPWPANKDWFPGIGNLLLLLANIVAIAALALAWRRGGRHAGQMLLAWVPLVVMSTARAVQLSIGAPLSPWLEYGLPLVLACTAVVLMLGLADRMQAFRSERDRARQDAQHDPLSGAYNRVGIMQRLQHAVAEARAESRQLAVLFLDIDHFKQINDTHGHALGDACIRQLSWLVQEDLMPGESFGRLGGEEFMLVLPGVNGRHARDAAERLRRKVEGRSVVLDGVRVGMTVSIGSVEYVAPETPDALVKRADAAMYAAKEAGRNRVVAA, from the coding sequence ATGAGGCGAACCTGGATCCTGCTGCTGTTGTCGTGCGCATGGAGCGCGGTCGCGCCGGCGATGGCGCGCGACAGCGGCATCGCGCATGTCACGGCCGTTCCGGATTCGGTTTCCACGGCCAAGCCGCCCGCGGTCGCGAACGCGCAGGTAGCCACGTCGCCCACCCTGGCGCAGGTGCGGCTGGCGATGCCCGCGGGTGGCGGCTGGTGGCGGCTGGATCCCGCGGTTTCCGGCCCTGATCGCCTGCTGCTGGTCTACCACCCGTACAGCGCGCGGGTGAGCGTGCGCCTGCCGCCGGACTACCGCGTCCAGGCGCGCACCATTTTCGAAACCGACCTCGATCCGGCGTGGTCGCGGCGCGCGCTCGCGTTCCCGCTGAAGGCGCCCGGGCCGGTGTTCATCGGCATCGATGGCGCGCGCTATCCGTTGCAGGTCGCAATCCGCGATGTGCGCGAACACACCGCCGAGGACCGCGGCCACACGCGCGTGCTGTTCACCAGCATTGGCGTGCTGGTCGGTGTCTGCCTGGTCGCGCTGGTGTTCTGGCTGGTGCTACGCGATCGCATCTACCTCTGGTACGCGGCCTGCATGGCCAGCCAGATGCTGTACCTGCTGTGCTCGAACGGCGAGGCCTATGCCATGCCGGGGTTGCGCCTGCTCGGGCGTTTCGCCGCGCCGGGCGTGTGGTTCGTGGCCACGCTGTCCACGATCATCGGCGTGAACTTCCTGCTCGTCTTCGCCGAATTGCGCACGCGCGTGCCGCGCCTGAGCCGGTTGCTGATGCTGGTCGGCGCGTGGCTGCCGTTGCTGTTGCTGGCGTTGCTCGTGTCGCCGTGGCCGGCGAACAAGGACTGGTTCCCCGGCATCGGCAACCTGCTGCTGTTGCTGGCGAACATCGTCGCCATCGCCGCGCTGGCGCTGGCGTGGCGCCGCGGCGGCCGGCATGCCGGGCAGATGCTGTTGGCGTGGGTGCCGCTGGTGGTGATGTCCACTGCGCGCGCCGTCCAGCTCAGCATCGGCGCGCCCTTGTCGCCGTGGCTGGAATACGGCCTGCCGCTGGTCCTGGCCTGTACGGCGGTGGTGCTGATGCTTGGCCTGGCCGATCGCATGCAGGCGTTCCGCAGCGAGCGCGACCGCGCGCGCCAGGACGCGCAGCACGATCCGCTCAGCGGCGCGTACAACCGCGTCGGCATCATGCAGCGGCTGCAGCACGCGGTGGCCGAGGCGCGCGCCGAATCGCGGCAGCTCGCGGTGCTGTTCCTCGACATCGACCACTTCAAGCAGATCAACGACACGCACGGCCACGCGCTGGGCGACGCCTGCATCCGCCAGTTGTCGTGGCTGGTGCAGGAAGACCTGATGCCCGGTGAATCGTTCGGCCGACTCGGCGGCGAGGAATTCATGCTGGTGCTGCCGGGCGTGAACGGCCGCCACGCGCGCGATGCCGCCGAACGCCTGCGGCGCAAGGTCGAGGGCCGCAGCGTGGTGCTCGACGGCGTGCGGGTGGGCATGACCGTGAGCATCGGCAGCGTGGAATACGTTGCGCCGGAAACGCCCGATGCGCTGGTGAAGCGCGCCGATGCGGCGATGTACGCGGCGAAGGAAGCCGGGCGCAACCGGGTGGTGGCGGCGTAA
- a CDS encoding aminotransferase class I/II-fold pyridoxal phosphate-dependent enzyme — translation MSPVKTRQRLSEVRYEIRGELARRARELETQGRTLVKLNIGNPGAFGFRAPENLQHAIADRIARTDPYTHQQGLPEAREAIAAFHARRGTPNASAERVFVGNGVSELIDLSLRALLDPGDEVLLPSPDYPLWSAATILNDGRPVYYRCRAEDGFLPDPEEIEALVSSRTRAIVLINPNNPTGANYPRELLERIVAIAARHGLLLMCDEIYDGILYDDNAFQPVAPLAGDVPCLSFGGLSKVHRACGWRVGWAVLSGDNAVVGDLYHAMDLLGALRLCANVPGQFAIEAALTADDSIRALTAPGGRLYETRKALVESCAASEHLELVAPAGALYGFPAVVGDAAKGFDDHAFALELLETEDVLIVPGSSFNVPDRNFFRVTLLPEAPALREVLARIDRVLSRRAEAAGKVVPMKRADKSAA, via the coding sequence ATGTCCCCCGTCAAGACCCGCCAGCGCCTGTCCGAAGTCCGTTACGAAATCCGCGGCGAACTCGCCCGCCGCGCGCGCGAACTGGAAACCCAGGGCCGCACCCTGGTGAAGCTGAACATCGGCAACCCGGGCGCCTTCGGTTTCCGTGCGCCGGAAAACCTGCAGCACGCCATCGCCGACCGCATCGCGCGCACCGATCCCTACACCCACCAGCAGGGCCTGCCGGAAGCGCGCGAGGCCATCGCCGCGTTCCACGCCAGGCGCGGCACGCCGAATGCGAGCGCGGAACGCGTGTTCGTCGGCAACGGCGTCAGCGAACTGATCGACCTGTCGCTGCGCGCACTGCTCGATCCCGGCGACGAAGTGCTGCTGCCCTCGCCCGATTATCCGTTGTGGTCGGCGGCGACCATCCTCAACGACGGTCGCCCGGTGTATTACCGCTGCCGCGCCGAGGACGGCTTCCTGCCCGATCCGGAGGAAATCGAAGCGCTGGTGTCCTCGCGCACCCGCGCCATCGTGCTCATCAACCCCAACAACCCGACCGGCGCGAACTATCCGCGCGAATTGCTGGAACGCATCGTCGCCATCGCCGCCAGGCACGGCCTGCTGTTGATGTGCGACGAGATCTACGACGGCATCCTTTACGACGACAACGCATTCCAACCAGTCGCGCCGCTGGCCGGCGACGTGCCGTGCCTGAGCTTCGGCGGCCTGTCGAAAGTGCATCGCGCCTGCGGCTGGCGCGTGGGCTGGGCGGTGCTCAGCGGAGACAACGCCGTCGTCGGCGATCTTTACCACGCGATGGACCTGCTCGGCGCGCTGCGCCTGTGCGCGAACGTACCGGGGCAATTCGCGATCGAAGCCGCGCTCACCGCCGACGATTCCATTCGCGCACTGACCGCGCCCGGCGGTCGCCTGTACGAAACCCGCAAGGCGCTGGTCGAAAGCTGCGCCGCCAGCGAACACCTGGAACTGGTCGCCCCGGCCGGCGCGCTGTACGGCTTCCCGGCGGTGGTCGGTGACGCCGCGAAAGGCTTCGACGACCACGCCTTCGCGCTGGAATTGCTGGAAACCGAGGATGTGCTGATCGTGCCCGGTTCCAGCTTCAACGTGCCGGACCGCAATTTCTTCCGCGTCACCCTGTTGCCGGAAGCGCCGGCGCTGCGCGAGGTGCTCGCGCGCATCGATCGCGTGCTGTCTCGTCGCGCGGAAGCGGCGGGCAAGGTGGTTCCGATGAAGCGCGCGGACAAGTCGGCGGCGTGA
- a CDS encoding polysaccharide deacetylase family protein: MSMAPNPQGLHRIPRHPQAWWPCLLASQLLVAWAWWRFGTRVGLPLMLASHALSWWGVFRPQSRLYSPVLSRLPTNENVAWLTIDDGPSAETRAVLDLLDARGAKATFFLVGERAAQRPDDVREIARRGHGIGNHSASHPSAMFWALGPKRMRSEIERTQQILCDTAGSAPRWFRAVVGMANPFVSAPLRDLGLARVAWCARGFDAVAADPASVVARIERGLRPGAIVLLHEGAAHGRNIETIGLLLDRLDALGYRSVLPETLEAGETEAINASPRSASC; this comes from the coding sequence ATGTCGATGGCGCCAAACCCGCAAGGATTGCATCGGATTCCGCGCCACCCGCAGGCGTGGTGGCCATGCCTCCTCGCTTCGCAATTGCTGGTGGCGTGGGCCTGGTGGCGCTTTGGCACGCGGGTCGGCTTGCCGCTGATGCTCGCCAGCCACGCGCTGTCCTGGTGGGGCGTGTTCCGTCCGCAGTCGCGGCTGTATTCGCCGGTTCTGTCGCGCCTGCCGACGAACGAAAACGTCGCGTGGCTGACCATCGACGATGGTCCGTCGGCGGAGACCCGCGCCGTCCTCGACCTGCTCGATGCACGCGGTGCGAAGGCCACGTTCTTCCTCGTCGGCGAACGCGCGGCGCAGCGTCCGGACGACGTGCGCGAAATCGCACGCCGCGGCCACGGCATCGGCAACCACAGCGCCAGCCATCCGTCGGCGATGTTCTGGGCGCTGGGCCCGAAGCGCATGCGTTCCGAAATCGAACGCACGCAGCAAATCCTGTGCGACACCGCCGGCAGTGCGCCGCGCTGGTTCCGCGCGGTCGTCGGCATGGCGAATCCCTTCGTGTCGGCGCCGCTGCGCGACCTCGGCCTCGCGCGCGTGGCCTGGTGCGCGCGCGGCTTCGATGCGGTCGCCGCCGATCCGGCATCCGTCGTCGCGCGGATCGAACGCGGGCTACGCCCCGGTGCGATCGTGCTGTTGCACGAAGGCGCGGCGCACGGGCGTAATATCGAAACGATTGGATTGCTGCTGGACCGGCTCGATGCGCTCGGTTATCGCAGCGTGTTGCCGGAAACGCTGGAGGCAGGCGAAACGGAAGCGATCAACGCGTCGCCACGATCAGCCAGTTGTTGA
- a CDS encoding GFA family protein, with translation MTTKTYAGSCHCGAVKFEADIDLAEGGGRCNCSICRKTRNWSASIKPAAFRLLSDPAATTDYFRNGAVHWPFCKTCGVRAYGHGDIPEVGGEFYSVQLACLDDVDDEALAAAPMRYANGRDNDWWHEPSEAEKKFL, from the coding sequence ATGACGACGAAGACCTATGCCGGCAGTTGCCACTGCGGCGCAGTGAAATTCGAAGCCGACATCGACCTCGCCGAAGGCGGCGGCAGGTGCAACTGCTCGATCTGCCGCAAGACGCGCAACTGGTCGGCGAGCATCAAGCCCGCGGCGTTCCGCCTGCTCAGCGACCCGGCCGCGACCACCGATTACTTCCGCAACGGCGCGGTGCACTGGCCGTTCTGCAAGACCTGCGGCGTGCGCGCCTACGGCCATGGCGACATCCCGGAAGTCGGTGGCGAGTTCTACAGCGTGCAACTGGCCTGTCTCGACGATGTCGATGACGAAGCGCTGGCCGCGGCGCCGATGCGCTACGCCAACGGTCGCGACAACGACTGGTGGCACGAGCCGTCCGAAGCCGAGAAGAAGTTCCTGTAA